The genomic window GACTCCGAGTCTGTTGAGGACTCCGAGGAATCGCTCGAGTCGCTGGTggaactgctgctgcaccgccttctgctccttctcctgctggAGGAACCTTCCTTCTTAGCGCTCTCTTCCTTCTCCTTCGCTTCCAGTCTGCCCTCGTTTCCGGATCCGATGCTTTTTTGCCGAACATCCTGATGCATGGCATTAAACGGCCTCTGTTGGCACCAAACACTGTGAATCGTCTGGCTGTGGACTGGGAGTTGCTTGTGACTCTGGCGGCTGTTCTGCAGAATGGCCATTAAACCGGGATGTTCCTGCTCCCTCTAGGCAACTGCAGTGTCAATATCAGCTGAAGAGTTTTGGtagctttttaatttcactgATCTTTGGCCTTATTGGGTTGGCATCTGAATTCATCTTATTCACAGGCTTGTGGTTTGTATTTCATAAATCGAGTAGTGTGTGCCGTCACTAAGGctttaataactttattactgcatatatattttcataaatttattgttttgccgCCCTTTGCACTATTAGATATTAGATTGTTCACTTCACGTTGGCCCTGTTTAATCATAAAATTCTGGGAACCGCACTTTTGTATTATTGAACTTATTGGTCGCCTGCAACCGGTTGAAACGGATTTAGGATGTCTGGCTGGATGATTCACCCGAGATAGTCGGGGTGTTTCACCTGCTGACCGGACAAGTGGAGTCCGCTGCAGGCTCTCCACGTGCCGCAAATCGCGGAAATCTTTCGCGGAAAGTTTGCGattggaaaattttaataaccGTTATTGCACTGATCGATTAAAGATCCGCCGATCGGGTTAAGAGTAGCGCCGTACACCGTTTACGACTCCAGATCGACGCTGATCCGACCCACTTGGCGAGTGACGAACTAATGATCAGCACCGGCGGACTGTGATAAAGCCATGACGAAGTCGCGCGGCCCGAGCTTTTGGCGCTCTCTCGCAGACTCGGCAGACTCGGCTGCCCCATGACCAACCGGCTGGCTCCAAAGGGGCACTTGCTGCGCGGGACCAGTTTACCGGCGCCGTTTGCCACTCGGCTGGCGAGCTTTTCGCTCTCCGGCGAGCTCTCTTatcgctggctggctggcaaagCAAATAACAACCTTAAGCATGACGTCGTGGAATTGGCGTAGTCCGCATGAGTCACTCCATTGAGTCCATTGAGCATTGAGATTGCCGATCGCCGGGAAGCCGATGGAGTTCCCCAGCCGGCGCGTGGGCCACAGGGGGTGGCTGAGGTGTAAGGTCGTTTGGCGGCCAACGAAAATTCATTCATCGATTCCCCTCCTAGTTGGACTTGTTCTCTGGCTTTTGCCGCGTCATTCTTCTGGGAAATCGCGCATGAGTCGCTAGTTGTCTGTGGACCGTGCCATGCCCACTGGCCACATTGTATATCAGTTTATCTCTGGTCCGATATTTGGCAACAGGTGGCTCCCTGAATgatgtgtgtatatatatacgatataAGATATATGGTTTACTTGAATGAAATTATAATTCATTGCCAAAGGATGGAATGCTTCCTCCAAAAGCCTCCTAGTATACAAGAAAAGTCACTTCACTTCGTGACGAGTTTTAGTTAAGAgccataatttaaaaacaaaccatTCCATATATGGTAATTATACTTAGGACCCAAATATCAAATACCAAACTGCTTGAAGTGACGTTTTCGATTCAGGTTACAATATCAGTTGCTCGATTAGCTTGCTTGAGTTTCGCTGGCTTCCTGGAAATGCCTCTGATTTCATACATAGCTGAGGACGCGGACGCTTTTGGGCAAGTGATTCACGGATGGgccgctctctttctctttccgACTGGCGCCGGCAGATCGCCGATCCAAATCCATATCGCTGTTTATATTTGCTTTGATGTGACGTCGGTCACTTCAGCCCATACCCATggcatgtacatatatacgttTGTTTTCCAACCGAAAGCTTTTACTAGGCTTGCGTATATCGTGCGGTTCATTCATGAAACCAAATGGCCCAAAGGGgtttaaatacaatatatatatgtatgtaaatataagCAATACTGCTTTATACAAATGTGAATACGTAACCGCTCAAAGTTCACTTGAGAAAAGGTGCTTTCCACTGTTTTGTTCATAGTCATGCtacaatttcttttaataataatttctggTTATTTAATCTGATTCGCATTAGCATTAGCTAACAGATCAATGGGCTTCCCTGAAATATCTCCTGGTTGTAacattttgttaaataatagTATTTAATTAAGGTAGTATAATTGCGTTATCTGTGATTTACAGAACTAAATAGTAGCCTATTTACGTGTTATCCGCTCGGCGGAAAGGAGCCGTGACTAGTTCTGCATCGCCCACAAATCATCTGTAAGTCATCTAATGTAGCTCTTCGGTGATCTCCTCGTCATCGGCCTCGTCATCATCAGTAGTCGTCATGCCAGAAGTGCTGCTCATTCCCGTGACAACCGTGCCGCTGGTGGAGGCGGTCACCTGGCGTCCCGCGTTCCAGATGAGATCGAACTCCAAGTCGCACTCCTGCGCAATTTTGTGAACAATGCCGCGATCCAGGAGACCTGAGGCACTCCATGTGCTGTCTCTCACCGTCAGTTCCTTTAAAGCTCTTCCCGCCTCAGAGTAATCCTTGACGTAGACCAGGGCTCGGATCAGCATGGACAAGATATGGGCGTGGCGGATAGGCGGCAGTTCGGGTTTAACTAAGTGCGAAAACAGAAGGGGTTAATGTAAGTTGAGTAGATTTTGGGGCAGCGACATACTCAGCATGCTGCGGCAGGATCCAATGACCAGCTGGTGATCGCCCTCTCGCAGCGCCTGCTGGATCTCTAGGATTGCCTTAACGTCCGCCACCGTGCGCTGTAGGTTGTTGTAGACGTGCTGGGCGTGGCTGAGCTTCTCCAAGCACTTGGCGGCTTCCTGCATGGCGGTTAGAGCCTTGCCGTAGTCCTGGAACTCCTCAATTTCGATCTGGGCGCAGATGGCGTAGAAGTTGGCCAGCGAATCGAAGGCCTGGCCCTTTGTGTAAAAAGTTACAATGTGCTTAAGCACTTGGGGATCCGATTGCCAGTCCAATGCCTGGAGATAATTCGCAGCCATGATGTATACCTCACGTTGTCGCGACATATTGGCgaagaaaataattttgtcCGTATTGCCCGATTTCAAAAGACTCTTCATGGCCCTAATTTTGTCACCAGCCTGGGTGAACTTCTTGGTGGCACTGTGATAGTCgccctgctgctgcaggagcTCGCCCAGCTGCACCAGAATGTGGACTCGAGTCGCCTCCTCGAACTCCCCCTTCTCGGGAGTCAGCATCTCGGACAATTCTTCCGTGACGGGCACGCCCTTCTCAGAACATATGCCCAAGGCTCTCTCCAGATGCCTGGTCTTGGCCAGCAGATGCACAGCCTTCTGAAATTGCTCGATGCTGCAGAAGAAATCCGCACAGCGGTTGATCAACTCGGCATCGGAATCGGGCGCCAGGTCGGAGGCAATAATTTCCAGGATCTCTGGCTGCTGAGACTCGAATGCCATCTCGAGGGCTTTGTGCAGCATCCCAGCCCGATGGTAAAGTTCAACGGCGTGCTTGAAGTTTCCGCACTCTTCGAAGTAAGCAGCCGCAATGGCCTTATCCCTCTGCCTTGAGGAGCTGGCCACCGTCCAAAGTTCCTCCTGGAAGTCGTTCTCCTTGCAGATGCGGATCGCATTGCTGAAGGTCTGGGCACGCGTGAAGAACATGATGGCCTCCTGGAACTTGCCCACGTTCTCGTAATGCCTCGCCAAGTGATAGCAGGCCGCCCGATCCCCCGACTGCCTGGCAATCGCGTCTGCCTTGGAGATCTTACCTAGGTAGCATAGTATCTTAACCTTGAAAAAACCAGGATATTAGCTTTTCGTGGTATCCTAGAGCCTTACTAATTTACCTGCGAGAACCAGTCCTCCGCCTTGTGGTAGACAGCCAGAGCAGCATCCATGTCGCCGGAGCTCTCAATATACTGGCCCCACCACTTAAGCAGCTTGGGATCGCTGGTGGTCTGGATGTAGCGCTTCATGGCGCCTGGATTTTCCATAAGCAGTTGGGTGATGTTTTGCGCCGGATTCTGGGTCTTTTCAAAGTACTCCAGAGCTCCCTTGATGTCACCCCTCTCTCGCAACTCCTGCGCCTTTTGATAGTAGGTGTGCTTCAGGTGAATCCGATCCTCGGTCTCGGCCAGCTCTACTGCCTCATCCAAGTGCCCAATGGACTGGAGCAGCTTGTTAAGCAAATCGAAGCGCTTGCACCGCCGATAAAGATCCTTGGCTTCTTCAATCATTCCGAGTTCTATTGCCAAAACAGCTACCTTGGCCTCCGTCTCCAGATCGTCATCTTCAATGGCTTGCCGTAGGGCACGAACGGAGCGGGCCTGCTCCAAGTGGCCCATGCACACCTTGGCCACGTCCAAGCGATTGGTGTGCACGCACATCTTAGCCAGATTGGTCCAGATCACTTTTGATTGAATCGAGCGAATGCTGCGATAAGCCATGTCCATATTTCCCTCTGCCACATAGAGACTGAAGTTCAGGACTTGCTTCCTCGTAACTGGATTGCACTGCTGTAGGTCCACGAAGTCCTGAAGAGGTTGCTCCTCCATCGTATTTATCCTCAGCCGGATCACGTTGGGTACACAAAGGTTCAGTAACTGGGAGCCTGGGCTCATGGCTTGTGTTTCAAGGACATTCAGACAGCCTTTCTcggaataaaataaaaggatGACTTTTGACTGCACGAAATGGCTGGGT from Drosophila yakuba strain Tai18E2 chromosome 2L, Prin_Dyak_Tai18E2_2.1, whole genome shotgun sequence includes these protein-coding regions:
- the LOC6526320 gene encoding intraflagellar transport protein 140 homolog, which codes for MTLYFDTKIEFLDSDAVSTISSWHPSEPLFAVASFSPERGGSVTIFADTGEPQRDVTYPVHATSQATALCWHPEKALLASGWEHGDIHVWFAGHREFASVNAPHKAAIVLLQFSEQGGRMVTADAMGLVTGWRCDGQYQFLTMFSHDLREVLLLICFRLTVESEVREEMANLAKAAVAGDENALDTLTNWRPRTAARSMTHSGVRDNHCFYACTQGGVVYYINQGGACVEVMKCGSLPPIVQMLWHPKKDAVICLMEDLTVTLFLVESTGILTELDRVKMSGRGGGRPGGIAWSGNSLAIITGDFFVRIWDIERSDNYLLKMDLPSGNQPGSSMTTLSNGTMSSSNQFFSHDSSESSSVLRKTPKYSQMNGEIFTCLAYSSTGQTLCAGTSQGNVYTWKRSGSRLVGAPEDAWQLTNISSVRGAIRSCEWGYNELAKPCMLVNCLSNVFMLKEQPLLAVHTRELWAVQRSAKSVQLTHCSGRETTVQSEFAVTAMALSELSLVMSNGRSISSYSLQKVEKSLDEFDEILQTVEGTSPTTESTAAPLSLKLLQTFPAECLSLNLFNQNIFCLASSDIFVYSVGGVVLHRMQASDIEGKIIGMDLSGCYLSVFTMNGYVKAYDVSRHDPKLLFPSKSGHDIFDDFGEFILVKCNSSGSHLAMVIASSNFTPISTLFCWDFERSNLLEYGLLEQETNSKKESSTSLPIRIFWDTEEPRLLATEVKSMIQKTQPQKNSFQPSHFVQSKVILLFYSEKGCLNVLETQAMSPGSQLLNLCVPNVIRLRINTMEEQPLQDFVDLQQCNPVTRKQVLNFSLYVAEGNMDMAYRSIRSIQSKVIWTNLAKMCVHTNRLDVAKVCMGHLEQARSVRALRQAIEDDDLETEAKVAVLAIELGMIEEAKDLYRRCKRFDLLNKLLQSIGHLDEAVELAETEDRIHLKHTYYQKAQELRERGDIKGALEYFEKTQNPAQNITQLLMENPGAMKRYIQTTSDPKLLKWWGQYIESSGDMDAALAVYHKAEDWFSQVKILCYLGKISKADAIARQSGDRAACYHLARHYENVGKFQEAIMFFTRAQTFSNAIRICKENDFQEELWTVASSSRQRDKAIAAAYFEECGNFKHAVELYHRAGMLHKALEMAFESQQPEILEIIASDLAPDSDAELINRCADFFCSIEQFQKAVHLLAKTRHLERALGICSEKGVPVTEELSEMLTPEKGEFEEATRVHILVQLGELLQQQGDYHSATKKFTQAGDKIRAMKSLLKSGNTDKIIFFANMSRQREVYIMAANYLQALDWQSDPQVLKHIVTFYTKGQAFDSLANFYAICAQIEIEEFQDYGKALTAMQEAAKCLEKLSHAQHVYNNLQRTVADVKAILEIQQALREGDHQLVIGSCRSMLIKPELPPIRHAHILSMLIRALVYVKDYSEAGRALKELTVRDSTWSASGLLDRGIVHKIAQECDLEFDLIWNAGRQVTASTSGTVVTGMSSTSGMTTTDDDEADDEEITEELH